A stretch of the Bacillus sp. B-jedd genome encodes the following:
- a CDS encoding DUF4176 domain-containing protein, whose translation MKKYLPIGSVVLLKGGEKRIMIYGRQQKELRSDKIWNYIACLYPEGNLSEDYMYLFNQDQIERVYFVGF comes from the coding sequence ATGAAAAAATATTTGCCTATTGGCTCGGTCGTTCTCTTAAAAGGCGGGGAAAAAAGAATCATGATCTATGGGAGGCAACAAAAGGAATTGCGCTCTGATAAGATATGGAACTATATTGCCTGCCTTTATCCAGAAGGAAACTTAAGCGAGGATTATATGTACCTTTTTAATCAAGACCAAATAGAGAGGGTTTACTTCGTCGGTTTCTAG
- the hutI gene encoding imidazolonepropionase, with product MVKQKEKADIIIANANELITCTGDKADSIGRIPNGWVAIAGEKIIAAGSKEEVLQEVDSEQAEIIDASGKVVAPGFVDSHTHAIFGGSRVEEYAAKMTISDPLELIKRGIETGVMVSVNKTRRASKEELYQSTEKRIKGMLASGTTTVEIKSGYGLSTADELKILEVASELNQNSSIDIVNTFLGAHGWPEDMTKERYIDFIINEMIPQVKERKLAVFHDVWIEDSHFDVEDTIRLLEAGEKAGLKSKVHTDAYSYIGGSDLAAERKVVSADHLNYTPPEVMRKLADAGVVGVLMPSLDFAVAHKRPFDARAMIDSGMTLALATNLNPGNWTESMQFVMVLACRLYGMSPEEAIRAATINGAKSLDLDHDRGSIEKGKLADIQIWDIPSYEHVIYRLGSNVVDFVLKRGKTVFKRNELGRDG from the coding sequence GTGGTTAAACAAAAAGAGAAAGCCGACATCATCATCGCAAATGCAAATGAACTAATTACATGTACAGGCGATAAAGCTGATTCGATCGGTAGGATCCCGAACGGCTGGGTAGCGATAGCCGGAGAAAAAATTATCGCAGCCGGTTCAAAAGAAGAAGTTTTGCAGGAAGTGGATAGTGAACAGGCGGAAATAATCGATGCCAGCGGAAAAGTAGTGGCACCGGGTTTCGTTGACAGCCATACACACGCGATTTTCGGCGGCTCCCGTGTTGAAGAATATGCTGCGAAAATGACCATATCCGATCCGTTGGAGCTCATAAAGAGAGGCATTGAAACAGGGGTGATGGTGTCTGTCAATAAAACGAGGAGGGCAAGCAAGGAAGAACTCTATCAGTCTACTGAAAAAAGGATAAAAGGCATGCTTGCTTCCGGGACGACAACCGTTGAAATAAAAAGCGGGTATGGCCTGAGTACAGCGGATGAGCTGAAAATTTTAGAAGTAGCCTCCGAGTTAAATCAAAATTCTAGTATAGATATCGTAAATACATTTCTTGGTGCACACGGATGGCCGGAAGACATGACCAAGGAAAGGTATATAGATTTTATTATCAATGAAATGATCCCACAGGTGAAAGAAAGGAAGCTTGCTGTTTTCCATGATGTGTGGATCGAGGATTCCCATTTCGATGTGGAAGATACAATCCGGTTATTGGAGGCCGGCGAAAAGGCAGGATTAAAGTCCAAGGTTCACACCGATGCTTACTCCTATATTGGGGGATCTGATTTGGCGGCAGAAAGGAAGGTTGTCTCCGCGGATCATCTTAATTATACGCCGCCCGAGGTGATGAGGAAGTTGGCAGATGCGGGTGTTGTTGGGGTTTTGATGCCGTCGCTGGATTTTGCGGTGGCCCATAAGCGGCCTTTTGACGCAAGGGCGATGATTGACTCAGGCATGACCTTAGCGCTTGCTACCAACCTGAACCCGGGAAACTGGACAGAATCGATGCAATTTGTCATGGTCCTTGCATGCAGGTTGTATGGTATGTCACCAGAAGAGGCCATTCGTGCAGCTACGATTAACGGCGCCAAATCTCTCGACCTTGACCATGACCGTGGATCTATCGAAAAAGGCAAACTTGCCGATATTCAAATTTGGGATATCCCATCCTATGAACATGTCATTTACCGTCTTGGCAGCAATGTGGTCGATTTTGTCTTAAAGAGGGGCAAAACAGTTTTTAAGAGAAATGAACTCGGAAGGGATGGTTAA
- a CDS encoding Na+/H+ antiporter family protein encodes MALFNPVVLSVLTLTILSLFRVHVIFALVVSTIVAGLAAGLPLNETIATLIGGMGGQAETALSYILLGIFAAMIALTGITDVLVQYLLRVIKEKKYFLLFLIAGLTCLSGTLIPVHIAFIPILIPPLLILFNKLKIDRRAVASALTFGLKTPYMVLPIGYGLIFHGIIAAEMKNNGMPINMSDVPFAMMLPGLGMILGLIIAILYSYKKPRDYYFAELKRVDLGVEESAAGVEVPGKLDAPDKKLFVFTLIAIVAAFVLQLAFSSMVVGAVGGITVLFLSRVIPMHTGEKVVQQGMVMMGAIAFIMLIASGYANVLKETGAVKELVLGASSILDGSNHMIAAFVLLLVGLIITMGIGTSFGTVPIIAAVYVPLCAALGFSPLATIALIGTAGALGDAGSPASDSTLGPTAGLNADGQHDHIWDTCVPTFIHYNIPLLVFGTIAAIVL; translated from the coding sequence ATGGCATTATTTAACCCAGTTGTGTTGTCTGTTTTAACGTTAACTATTTTAAGCTTGTTTCGAGTACATGTCATTTTTGCTTTGGTTGTTTCAACCATAGTAGCTGGATTAGCGGCTGGGCTGCCGCTTAATGAAACGATTGCGACATTGATTGGCGGAATGGGCGGGCAGGCGGAAACCGCTTTAAGCTATATTTTGCTCGGGATTTTTGCGGCGATGATTGCCTTAACAGGCATTACGGACGTTCTCGTTCAATATCTGCTTAGAGTAATTAAAGAAAAGAAATATTTTTTACTGTTCCTTATTGCTGGCCTAACATGTTTATCGGGAACGCTGATTCCTGTCCACATTGCCTTCATCCCAATTTTAATTCCGCCGTTATTGATTTTATTCAATAAGCTCAAAATTGACAGGCGTGCCGTTGCATCGGCCCTGACATTCGGCCTGAAGACTCCCTATATGGTGCTTCCAATTGGCTATGGGCTGATCTTTCACGGTATTATTGCCGCGGAAATGAAAAATAATGGGATGCCAATTAATATGTCAGATGTTCCTTTTGCCATGATGCTCCCAGGTTTGGGAATGATCCTGGGGCTTATTATCGCCATATTGTATTCATACAAAAAACCCCGGGATTACTATTTTGCAGAGTTGAAAAGAGTGGATTTAGGGGTGGAAGAATCGGCTGCCGGGGTTGAAGTGCCAGGTAAGTTGGATGCACCTGATAAAAAGCTATTTGTCTTCACTCTCATTGCAATCGTAGCAGCGTTTGTCCTTCAGTTGGCTTTCAGCTCAATGGTAGTTGGGGCTGTTGGTGGAATCACTGTCCTGTTTTTATCTAGAGTCATACCGATGCATACGGGGGAAAAAGTTGTCCAGCAAGGGATGGTCATGATGGGAGCGATTGCTTTTATCATGTTGATTGCTTCCGGTTATGCAAATGTTTTGAAAGAAACAGGGGCAGTGAAGGAATTGGTATTAGGCGCCAGTTCAATTCTTGATGGAAGCAACCATATGATTGCGGCGTTTGTCCTCCTGTTGGTCGGACTGATCATCACGATGGGAATCGGAACCTCATTTGGTACAGTGCCAATCATCGCTGCGGTCTATGTTCCATTATGTGCTGCTTTAGGTTTCAGTCCACTGGCTACAATCGCATTAATTGGGACAGCCGGGGCCCTTGGCGATGCAGGTTCGCCTGCATCGGACAGCACACTTGGCCCGACAGCAGGCCTGAACGCAGATGGCCAGCATGACCATATATGGGACACCTGCGTACCAACGTTCATTCATTATAATATTCCATTGCTGGTATTTGGGACGATTGCTGCGATTGTGCTTTAG
- a CDS encoding urocanate hydratase: MVNQNIVEKPEILYSVKAQRGSELRCKGWRQETILRMLENNMENAEKPEELVVYGGIGKAARNWESYHAIVKALKELDDDETLVVQSGMPVAVFKTHKYAPTVVMATTNIMRPSWETFYELQDKNLTMFAQYTAAPWQYIGTQGVIQGTFETLSAIARKHYNDSLVGKIMLTAGAGGMGGNQTRAMAMHGGVGIVCDSNVDTIKRRMEVGYIDVLAESLDEAIELAERHATEGTSIGIAVVGNAADIFEEAYEKGFKPDILTSMTPAHDPISYLPSGYTVEEADELRKKDRQLYLKKAQETMIRELRVTNKFFDDGVHAFEYGTSLRKECRDAGMPEDEAMRIPGFVAEYIRPLFCEGRGPFRWTCMSGDPSDLEKIDDMVLEKFKDDLLVTRWIKLAKEHIPIEGLPARICYLGFGQRKEFALEVNKMVKSGELKGPVAFSRDNLDSGSIVNPTFESENMPDGGDLISDWPVLNGLLNAVGMCDLIALQANYSMGEAVHTGVTMIADGTDEADMRLEICMTVDSGIGVVRHAQAGYESAKEVANGNGKLTKESIKIPLWWTPTATFGPDED; encoded by the coding sequence ATGGTTAACCAAAACATTGTAGAAAAGCCTGAGATACTTTATTCTGTCAAAGCCCAACGGGGATCTGAATTACGATGCAAAGGCTGGAGGCAAGAAACCATTTTGAGGATGCTTGAAAATAATATGGAGAATGCTGAAAAGCCTGAGGAGCTTGTCGTTTATGGAGGGATCGGAAAGGCTGCCCGGAACTGGGAATCTTACCATGCCATTGTGAAAGCGCTGAAGGAATTGGATGATGATGAGACATTGGTTGTCCAGTCTGGTATGCCCGTAGCGGTATTTAAGACACATAAATATGCACCTACCGTCGTGATGGCAACAACAAACATTATGAGGCCTTCCTGGGAAACCTTCTATGAATTGCAGGATAAGAACTTAACGATGTTTGCGCAATACACAGCTGCCCCGTGGCAATATATCGGAACACAGGGCGTTATTCAGGGAACATTTGAAACCCTTTCCGCGATTGCACGGAAACATTACAACGATTCCCTTGTTGGCAAAATCATGTTGACCGCAGGTGCGGGAGGCATGGGCGGAAACCAGACGCGCGCCATGGCCATGCATGGAGGAGTAGGGATTGTTTGTGATTCGAATGTTGACACAATCAAGCGCAGGATGGAAGTTGGCTATATAGATGTGCTGGCTGAATCGCTCGATGAAGCGATTGAACTGGCAGAAAGGCATGCAACTGAAGGCACTTCAATCGGAATTGCCGTGGTTGGAAACGCAGCAGATATTTTTGAGGAAGCATACGAAAAAGGCTTCAAGCCGGATATCCTAACTTCGATGACGCCAGCCCATGACCCTATTTCCTATTTGCCGTCCGGCTATACAGTCGAAGAAGCAGATGAACTGCGCAAAAAAGACCGCCAATTGTATTTGAAAAAAGCCCAGGAAACGATGATTCGCGAATTGCGGGTCACCAATAAATTTTTCGATGATGGCGTACATGCTTTTGAATACGGAACAAGCCTGCGCAAGGAGTGCCGCGATGCAGGGATGCCGGAAGATGAAGCAATGAGAATCCCAGGTTTTGTAGCTGAATACATTCGGCCGCTTTTCTGCGAAGGACGAGGACCTTTCCGCTGGACTTGTATGTCGGGAGACCCATCTGACCTGGAAAAAATAGATGACATGGTTTTGGAAAAATTCAAAGATGATTTACTTGTCACAAGGTGGATCAAATTAGCCAAGGAACATATCCCAATTGAAGGTTTACCTGCACGTATTTGCTACCTCGGCTTTGGGCAAAGAAAGGAATTTGCACTGGAAGTAAATAAAATGGTTAAGAGCGGTGAGTTAAAGGGGCCGGTAGCGTTTTCCCGGGACAACCTTGACTCGGGTTCGATTGTCAATCCGACATTCGAATCGGAAAACATGCCTGACGGAGGCGACTTGATTTCCGATTGGCCTGTCCTTAATGGCCTCCTGAATGCGGTTGGCATGTGTGATTTGATTGCGCTGCAAGCAAACTATTCAATGGGTGAAGCAGTCCATACAGGGGTCACCATGATCGCCGATGGGACAGATGAAGCGGATATGCGCCTGGAGATTTGTATGACAGTCGATTCCGGCATCGGTGTTGTCCGGCATGCGCAAGCAGGGTATGAAAGCGCCAAGGAAGTTGCGAATGGTAATGGCAAACTTACAAAAGAGAGCATTAAAATCCCACTCTGGTGGACGCCAACAGCCACATTCGGGCCGGACGAGGATTAA
- a CDS encoding YjiH family protein gives MGEPVIDKDGYGRVGLNTPLNSPLNIIRFFAFSLVGIFMFFMPIEINGKSSIPLDHLITWIRGITGGGASYYALTLVILGAIYPFYKKTWNKNKVEVVISIFKVLGAIATLLVLFKIGPAWLLADNMGPYWLNLLLIPIGLLVPIGAIFLALLVGYGLLEFIGVLMQPIMRPLWRTPGRSAIDAVASFVGSYSIGLLITNRIYKEGKYSQREAAIIATGFSTVSATFMIIVAKTLDLMNIWNIYFWVTFLVTFVVTAITVRIWPLSKMKDDYYNGKGLPEATIQGNRLKHAWNQAMITAHHAPNLMKNVIENVKDGVLMAMSILPTIMSIGLLGFILVNHTPVFDFVGYLFYPLILLLQIPEPFIAAKAAAINLVDMFIPSLVVADTSLETRFIIGSLSISAVIFFSSLVPCILSTEIPIKIRHLIAIWFFRTIFTLIIVTPIAYLVL, from the coding sequence ATGGGAGAGCCGGTTATTGATAAAGACGGTTATGGAAGGGTTGGTTTGAATACACCGTTAAATTCTCCATTAAATATCATCAGATTTTTCGCATTCAGTTTAGTTGGGATTTTCATGTTTTTTATGCCTATTGAAATAAACGGTAAAAGTTCAATTCCGCTAGACCACCTTATTACCTGGATACGCGGTATCACCGGAGGAGGTGCTTCTTACTATGCCCTTACCCTTGTCATCCTGGGTGCAATTTATCCTTTTTATAAAAAAACCTGGAACAAGAATAAGGTGGAAGTTGTTATTTCCATATTTAAGGTATTAGGTGCGATTGCCACTCTTCTCGTTCTATTTAAAATAGGGCCGGCTTGGTTGCTTGCTGATAATATGGGCCCTTACTGGTTGAATTTGCTGCTGATTCCGATTGGCTTACTCGTGCCCATAGGGGCAATATTCCTGGCCCTTCTAGTAGGATATGGCTTACTTGAGTTTATTGGGGTACTCATGCAGCCAATCATGAGGCCATTATGGAGAACACCTGGAAGATCAGCGATTGACGCGGTTGCTTCCTTTGTAGGAAGTTATTCAATCGGATTATTAATTACAAACCGAATTTATAAAGAGGGAAAGTATAGCCAAAGAGAAGCTGCCATTATTGCTACAGGCTTTTCAACCGTTTCTGCCACCTTCATGATTATTGTGGCAAAAACCCTTGATTTGATGAACATATGGAACATCTATTTCTGGGTCACATTTTTGGTCACATTTGTTGTAACTGCAATCACCGTAAGGATATGGCCATTAAGTAAAATGAAGGATGATTATTATAATGGAAAAGGACTGCCAGAGGCAACCATTCAAGGGAACCGTTTGAAGCATGCTTGGAATCAAGCAATGATCACTGCCCACCATGCCCCCAATTTAATGAAAAATGTTATTGAAAACGTAAAAGACGGAGTCCTAATGGCGATGTCTATCCTGCCTACGATCATGTCAATTGGTTTACTTGGGTTTATTTTAGTCAACCATACACCTGTTTTTGATTTCGTCGGCTATCTTTTCTACCCGCTGATTCTGTTGTTGCAAATACCAGAACCATTTATAGCGGCAAAGGCAGCTGCTATTAACCTGGTTGATATGTTTATTCCATCATTGGTAGTCGCTGATACTAGCCTGGAAACCCGTTTTATCATTGGTTCTCTTTCTATATCGGCAGTGATATTTTTTTCATCGCTGGTTCCATGCATCCTTTCTACAGAGATACCAATAAAAATACGGCACTTAATTGCCATTTGGTTTTTTAGGACGATATTTACCTTAATAATCGTTACCCCTATTGCTTATTTAGTACTTTAA
- a CDS encoding beta-N-acetylhexosaminidase family protein, translating into MKKRYPLWKKALVLSASLLLSVPSLQGINKASAASPAIQSINPKPQEVKVTGNGFPLTPKVGIVIGENTDEEAIKEVVQALEKAEVKQVIRYNDKEKATTPVTVWIGGPSENEAVLDVLKQMEVDSPEALEREGYVLASSSKGKKQIVLAGKDQTGTYYAAKSFSQLIQEQEGNDWFPQAEIRDWPEMPIRGSIEGFYGPPWTHEDRLNQLEFYGDNKLNTYIYAPKDDPYHRENWREPYPEEELARIKELIDKAKENHVKFTFSLSPGQSICYSGDEDFELLMNKMDAVWDLGVRSYAIFLDDINKDLYCEQDKERFSGDEDPIAAAHAYLLNRFTKEFIDTHEGAERLITVPTDYAGNQSNTYRERFADLLNEDAIVMWTGPDVVSKEITAEGTQKVHEIFKHDLLLWDNYPVNDFERNRLFLGPLEHRDASLTEHGLVGLTANPMNEAEASKIPLFTIADYSWNPSAYNPVDSWERSIQSFGGKAADALKTFAENSYSSTLSDRDSLTLTPLIEEFWKAYGTEAMDQAANKLIAEFEKLQTAPERLRQNLDNQKFLDETEPYLDKVELYGEAGQLAVKALVAEKSNNLEEAQQYREKLKSMLITIDSIPQKIGEKALRPFLVQGIWGQHVKSRALDGINKGRGADQLILYTPERGETTRTNPYGYEVTVENGVVVKRGGNNSAIPTNGYVLSIHNSNWMERNWLDLNAEIGAKVLIENGQVLITPPAAQ; encoded by the coding sequence ATGAAGAAGAGATATCCTTTATGGAAAAAGGCGCTCGTCCTTTCTGCGAGTCTGTTATTAAGCGTTCCAAGTCTGCAGGGCATAAACAAGGCCTCGGCAGCGAGCCCAGCCATCCAATCGATTAACCCAAAGCCGCAAGAGGTTAAAGTGACTGGTAATGGTTTCCCGCTCACGCCGAAAGTGGGCATTGTTATCGGGGAAAATACGGATGAAGAAGCTATTAAAGAAGTGGTCCAGGCTCTGGAAAAGGCTGAGGTAAAGCAAGTTATCCGCTATAACGACAAGGAAAAGGCTACGACCCCCGTAACGGTTTGGATTGGCGGGCCTTCTGAAAATGAAGCAGTCCTAGATGTGTTGAAACAAATGGAGGTTGATAGTCCGGAAGCATTGGAGCGTGAAGGCTATGTCCTCGCCTCTAGTTCAAAAGGGAAGAAACAAATTGTCCTCGCTGGAAAGGATCAGACTGGAACCTATTATGCAGCGAAGTCGTTTTCCCAGTTGATCCAGGAACAAGAAGGCAATGATTGGTTCCCGCAGGCCGAAATCCGTGACTGGCCGGAAATGCCGATCCGTGGTTCCATCGAAGGATTTTATGGCCCGCCTTGGACTCATGAAGACAGGCTCAATCAGCTGGAATTTTACGGCGACAATAAATTGAATACATACATTTATGCACCAAAGGATGACCCTTATCATCGCGAAAATTGGCGCGAACCGTATCCTGAAGAGGAGTTGGCGCGCATAAAGGAGCTCATTGATAAGGCAAAAGAGAATCATGTGAAATTCACTTTCTCGCTGTCGCCAGGCCAATCCATCTGTTATTCCGGAGATGAGGATTTCGAACTTTTGATGAATAAGATGGATGCTGTATGGGATTTGGGCGTCCGCTCCTATGCGATTTTCCTTGATGATATTAATAAGGATTTATATTGTGAACAAGACAAAGAGAGATTTAGCGGCGATGAAGACCCGATTGCTGCGGCACACGCCTATTTGTTGAATCGTTTTACGAAGGAATTTATTGATACACATGAAGGGGCAGAGCGCCTAATCACCGTTCCAACGGATTATGCGGGTAATCAATCAAACACATACCGGGAGCGCTTTGCTGATTTGCTCAATGAGGACGCCATCGTGATGTGGACGGGTCCGGATGTGGTTTCCAAAGAAATAACTGCTGAAGGAACCCAGAAGGTCCATGAGATTTTTAAGCATGATTTGTTGCTATGGGATAATTATCCTGTAAATGATTTTGAGCGTAATCGCCTGTTCCTCGGGCCGCTCGAGCATAGAGATGCTTCGTTAACTGAGCACGGCCTAGTGGGGTTAACCGCCAATCCAATGAACGAAGCTGAAGCTTCCAAGATCCCATTGTTCACGATTGCTGATTACAGCTGGAATCCATCTGCTTATAATCCAGTTGATTCATGGGAGCGCAGTATTCAATCGTTTGGCGGCAAGGCGGCTGATGCGCTGAAGACATTTGCCGAAAACTCCTATTCTTCAACGCTGAGTGATAGAGACTCGCTGACATTAACTCCGTTGATTGAAGAGTTCTGGAAAGCATACGGGACAGAGGCGATGGATCAGGCTGCTAATAAGCTGATTGCCGAGTTCGAGAAGCTGCAAACCGCACCTGAAAGACTGCGGCAAAACCTGGACAATCAGAAGTTTCTAGATGAAACAGAACCGTATTTGGACAAGGTTGAATTGTATGGGGAAGCCGGCCAGTTGGCTGTGAAAGCGTTAGTTGCCGAGAAAAGCAATAATCTGGAAGAGGCGCAGCAATATAGAGAAAAATTAAAGTCCATGTTGATCACCATAGATAGTATCCCGCAAAAAATTGGTGAGAAGGCGCTCAGGCCGTTTCTTGTCCAAGGAATTTGGGGCCAACATGTAAAATCAAGAGCATTGGACGGCATCAATAAAGGACGTGGAGCCGACCAACTAATTCTTTACACACCTGAACGCGGAGAGACGACACGAACTAATCCATATGGATACGAAGTCACCGTCGAAAATGGTGTGGTTGTGAAACGGGGCGGCAATAATTCCGCCATCCCAACTAATGGCTATGTATTAAGTATCCATAATAGCAACTGGATGGAAAGAAACTGGCTTGACCTAAACGCCGAAATCGGCGCCAAAGTTCTTATCGAAAATGGGCAGGTACTTATAACGCCTCCTGCGGCGCAATAG
- the hutH gene encoding histidine ammonia-lyase, whose protein sequence is MLSDQVFQLDGYSLDRHQIEEIAFGRAQVAISDETKVKVRKSRERIERQLEEGQIVYGVNTGFGKLSDIVIREEDIEKLQLNLLRADAVGVGEPFPTPVVRAMMVLRANSLAKGFSGIREETLTLLTQMINKGVHPVVPCKGSVGASGDLAPLAHVAIVLIGEGKAEYEGEVLPGGEALKRAGLQPVTLKAKEGLALINGTQAMTSVGALALNEAERLGRAADMSACLTMEALRGIISAFDPDLLAIRPHPEIENVASRIRTWLEGSKRITEQGEIRMQDAYSFRCIPQVHGASWQTFRHVETVLGIEFNATTDNPIILEDGRVLSGGHFHGQPIALSMDHLKIAAAEWANIAERRIERLVNPQLSGLSPFLAKDPGLECGLMVAQYTAASLVSENKVLAHPASVDSIPTSANQEDHVSMGTIGSRQAREIIHNSARVIAIEMICSSQAIYLEEAEDQLAPATRDYLEKVRSICPPLESDRDISEEIEALATFILRNEIVQ, encoded by the coding sequence TTGCTATCTGACCAGGTTTTCCAACTTGATGGATATTCGTTAGACCGCCATCAGATTGAAGAAATTGCTTTCGGGAGGGCTCAAGTGGCCATTTCGGATGAGACGAAGGTGAAAGTTAGAAAAAGCCGGGAACGAATTGAAAGGCAGCTTGAAGAAGGGCAGATTGTTTATGGCGTCAACACTGGATTTGGGAAGTTAAGTGATATCGTGATAAGGGAGGAGGATATTGAGAAATTGCAGCTTAACCTTTTACGGGCGGATGCGGTAGGGGTTGGGGAACCATTTCCAACACCTGTTGTAAGAGCGATGATGGTGTTGCGCGCCAATTCTCTCGCAAAAGGTTTCTCCGGTATCAGGGAGGAAACGTTGACTCTTCTTACACAAATGATTAATAAGGGCGTACATCCCGTTGTTCCTTGTAAAGGTTCTGTTGGGGCGAGCGGAGATTTGGCCCCTCTTGCGCATGTTGCGATTGTGTTAATAGGTGAAGGGAAGGCAGAATACGAGGGAGAAGTGCTTCCGGGGGGAGAAGCGTTAAAAAGAGCAGGCCTGCAACCCGTTACTTTAAAGGCAAAGGAAGGGCTTGCGTTAATAAATGGGACCCAAGCGATGACGAGTGTCGGTGCCCTTGCGCTTAATGAAGCGGAGCGCTTGGGGAGGGCAGCGGATATGTCGGCCTGTTTGACAATGGAGGCGCTCAGGGGAATCATTTCCGCCTTCGATCCTGATTTATTGGCGATTCGGCCGCACCCGGAAATAGAAAATGTTGCATCGAGGATTAGGACGTGGCTCGAGGGGAGTAAGCGAATTACCGAACAAGGAGAAATTCGGATGCAGGATGCCTATTCGTTCCGCTGTATTCCCCAGGTTCACGGTGCCTCTTGGCAAACATTCAGGCATGTTGAAACTGTGTTGGGTATCGAGTTTAATGCCACAACAGATAACCCGATTATTTTGGAAGATGGCCGGGTTTTATCAGGCGGGCATTTTCACGGACAACCGATTGCCCTTTCGATGGATCATTTGAAAATTGCCGCTGCGGAGTGGGCCAATATAGCAGAACGGCGCATTGAACGGCTTGTCAATCCACAATTAAGCGGCCTATCGCCATTCCTTGCAAAAGATCCCGGTTTGGAATGCGGGTTGATGGTTGCCCAATATACAGCCGCGTCACTTGTTTCAGAAAATAAAGTATTGGCACACCCGGCAAGTGTAGATTCAATTCCTACATCGGCGAACCAGGAAGACCATGTTAGCATGGGGACAATCGGGTCAAGACAAGCGCGTGAAATTATCCATAATTCAGCTCGGGTAATCGCAATCGAAATGATTTGTTCTTCCCAGGCCATCTATCTTGAAGAAGCGGAGGATCAGCTTGCTCCGGCAACAAGGGATTATTTGGAGAAGGTTCGAAGCATTTGCCCTCCACTTGAAAGTGATCGGGATATATCAGAAGAGATAGAGGCCTTGGCAACTTTCATTTTAAGAAATGAGATTGTTCAATAG
- a CDS encoding M20/M25/M40 family metallo-hydrolase, with translation MSRKTLIKIDEDRLLDSFLEMAKVNAPSGKEKPMAEYLVPKLQELGFSIQFDESHKEFGGNCGNLIAWWDGTDPDVEPLFFSTHLDTVLPTEGLTPVIKDGVIYSDGTTILGADDRAALAAYLEGITVIQESGIPCGPIELILTVNEQPGLVGARYLDYSLVKSKRGFIFDSTGDIGQIILQGPFSSRIYCEIEGRSSHIGLNPEEGINAFLIAADALKSMDLGKVNDQTLANIGVIRGGTMSSIIPGEVELVGEVRSFAKEALDTQLEHMKEAVEKAARKHGGKANVRFEKKYSGFSIPTENDIAQTAIRAADQIGVKKYTTQTLGGADTNVLNEKGLECLTLGNGFKNLHTFQEHISVENLMNGGRYVVTLIKDWYESHKKN, from the coding sequence GTGTCCAGAAAAACGTTGATTAAAATAGACGAAGACCGTTTATTGGATAGCTTTTTGGAAATGGCAAAGGTGAATGCACCAAGCGGCAAGGAGAAACCAATGGCTGAATATCTAGTTCCGAAGCTTCAGGAATTAGGTTTTTCCATTCAATTTGATGAGTCCCATAAGGAATTTGGCGGAAATTGCGGGAACCTGATCGCATGGTGGGACGGTACGGATCCGGATGTTGAGCCATTATTTTTTTCAACTCATTTGGATACAGTTCTTCCTACAGAAGGATTAACCCCGGTTATAAAGGATGGAGTCATTTATTCGGATGGAACAACCATTCTTGGGGCGGATGACAGGGCTGCATTGGCTGCTTATTTGGAAGGGATAACAGTCATTCAGGAGTCGGGGATTCCTTGCGGGCCGATTGAACTGATTCTGACAGTCAATGAACAGCCTGGGCTGGTGGGGGCACGCTATCTCGATTATTCCTTAGTGAAGAGCAAAAGGGGATTTATTTTTGACAGTACCGGCGATATTGGCCAGATTATCCTGCAGGGTCCCTTCAGCAGCAGGATTTATTGCGAAATAGAAGGAAGGTCTTCACATATCGGCCTGAACCCGGAAGAGGGGATCAATGCATTTCTCATTGCGGCCGATGCGTTGAAGAGTATGGATTTAGGCAAAGTCAATGACCAGACTCTTGCCAATATTGGCGTGATCAGAGGCGGGACCATGTCTTCGATTATTCCTGGAGAAGTCGAGCTGGTCGGGGAAGTCCGAAGTTTTGCAAAAGAAGCCTTGGATACCCAACTGGAACATATGAAAGAAGCTGTCGAAAAAGCGGCCAGAAAGCATGGAGGAAAGGCAAACGTCCGTTTTGAAAAGAAATATTCGGGGTTTAGCATCCCAACCGAAAATGATATCGCGCAAACGGCCATCAGGGCAGCCGACCAGATTGGCGTGAAAAAATATACAACCCAAACCTTGGGCGGTGCAGATACAAACGTCCTTAATGAGAAAGGACTTGAGTGCCTGACACTCGGAAATGGCTTCAAAAACCTTCATACCTTCCAAGAGCATATCAGTGTTGAGAATTTGATGAACGGGGGAAGATATGTAGTTACGCTAATCAAGGATTGGTATGAGTCTCATAAGAAAAACTAG